A genomic window from Bacillota bacterium includes:
- a CDS encoding Stp1/IreP family PP2C-type Ser/Thr phosphatase, with translation MKWSKVTHVGLVRSVNEDFLSVRPDLGLFAVADGMGGHQAGEVASKKAIECLEESFASNPCRENDPGAALRDAIVKANALIYELGHRVAEYKGMGTTVTVCCLNEMIMNVAHVGDSRCYLIRNAHISRLTEDHSLVQEMVQQHKITTGEAMNHPYRNVLTRALGTSPQVEVDLIRCNLDPDDLVIICSDGVTKNLSDEEILKITQDKKTEAAANTILDEALARGGNDNITLVIVAPGEK, from the coding sequence ATGAAGTGGAGCAAGGTGACACACGTTGGGCTGGTGCGCAGTGTTAACGAGGATTTTTTGTCCGTACGGCCTGATTTGGGCCTTTTTGCTGTTGCTGACGGCATGGGAGGACATCAAGCCGGTGAAGTGGCAAGTAAAAAGGCAATTGAATGCTTGGAGGAATCTTTTGCATCGAACCCATGCCGGGAAAATGACCCTGGTGCCGCATTACGGGATGCAATAGTAAAAGCTAATGCTTTGATATACGAGTTGGGTCACCGCGTTGCGGAATATAAGGGAATGGGTACTACAGTAACAGTCTGTTGTCTCAATGAAATGATTATGAATGTGGCTCATGTGGGTGACAGCCGGTGTTATCTCATTCGTAATGCTCATATTTCAAGGCTGACCGAGGACCATTCCCTGGTACAGGAAATGGTTCAGCAGCACAAAATTACAACGGGAGAGGCAATGAATCACCCATACCGTAATGTCCTTACCAGAGCCCTGGGGACGTCTCCTCAGGTTGAAGTGGACTTAATACGGTGCAATCTTGACCCAGATGATTTGGTTATCATTTGTAGTGACGGGGTTACTAAGAACTTGTCCGACGAGGAAATATTAAAGATTACGCAGGACAAGAAGACAGAGGCGGCGGCAAATACCATTTTAGATGAGGCCCTGGCCCGCGGTGGAAATGATAATATTACTTTGGTAATCGTGGCTCCGGGGGAAAAATGA
- a CDS encoding FHA domain-containing protein gives MQNVLVIILRYLFLLVLYLFLIYTLAQMFRFLKNQDSTQNLHDGAKENISEAQLVKINEGELPCIYPLRDTLNIGRHDDNDIVIADSKASRHHARIHNNHGQYWIEDLNSKNGIYLNDIKLSGPVVLADEDKLSIGNVTFVFVRWGHEVEQGDTRWAGAQC, from the coding sequence GTGCAGAATGTGCTTGTTATTATTTTGCGTTACCTGTTTTTGCTGGTACTTTATTTATTTTTAATTTATACGCTGGCCCAAATGTTTAGGTTTTTAAAAAATCAGGACAGTACACAAAATCTACATGATGGAGCCAAAGAAAATATTAGTGAAGCCCAACTGGTTAAAATAAATGAAGGTGAATTGCCATGCATATACCCGTTGAGGGACACTTTAAATATAGGGCGGCATGACGACAACGATATTGTTATTGCCGATTCCAAGGCCTCACGTCACCATGCCCGAATACACAATAATCACGGGCAGTATTGGATAGAGGATCTTAACAGTAAAAACGGTATCTATCTAAATGATATAAAACTGAGCGGGCCTGTGGTTTTGGCTGACGAAGATAAATTGTCCATAGGTAATGTTACTTTCGTTTTTGTGAGGTGGGGGCATGAAGTGGAGCAAGGTGACACACGTTGGGCTGGTGCGCAGTGTTAA
- a CDS encoding FtsW/RodA/SpoVE family cell cycle protein: MVFVGGRPKEIELHLLFTAGIYLLIGGILISLLPGTPAWQGFLATVTTIGGFLCVHWMWRKRNFHPDPFLLPVLMVLTATGILFLLRLDSFYGLRQLVWMIVGLCALSLTTSWHHHYRFWSKYKYMVGAVCAFALLAPVFFGIEVGGTRSWLDFKVFYLQPSEFVKLFLVLFLAVYLSEKRYLLMKFSGSMWERFDWLIRQWGPLLGVWVISLALLIIQRDLGMAIIYFFTSLVLIYVSTDSWKWMAISLSLFLVAGIIAYFNFSHVHTRVEIWLNPWQQGLITGSSYQIVQSLLAINAGGMIGSGFGAGYPGFIPAVHTDFIFAAICEEMGLLGGAAIILLYIALFFRGFSIALKAHDDYGALLATGLTVVMALQVFIIIAGVIKLLPLTGITLPYISYGGSSLVANFILMGLLMNVSHRNGDFNA, from the coding sequence ATGGTTTTTGTGGGTGGTAGGCCAAAAGAAATTGAATTGCATTTGTTATTTACGGCCGGTATCTATCTGTTGATAGGTGGTATTTTAATATCCCTATTGCCGGGCACACCGGCGTGGCAAGGCTTTTTAGCAACTGTAACGACCATCGGTGGCTTTTTATGTGTCCATTGGATGTGGCGCAAACGTAATTTCCATCCGGATCCATTTTTATTGCCGGTGTTAATGGTGCTTACAGCAACAGGGATTCTTTTTCTGTTAAGGTTGGATTCATTTTACGGCCTTCGCCAATTGGTTTGGATGATAGTAGGGCTTTGTGCACTGTCTTTGACAACGTCCTGGCACCATCATTATCGTTTTTGGTCTAAGTACAAATATATGGTAGGAGCTGTTTGTGCTTTTGCTCTTTTAGCGCCGGTTTTTTTTGGCATAGAGGTGGGTGGGACTCGTAGTTGGTTAGATTTTAAAGTTTTCTATTTGCAGCCTTCAGAATTTGTAAAGCTTTTTTTGGTTTTGTTCTTGGCTGTGTATCTGTCGGAAAAACGCTATTTGCTTATGAAGTTTAGCGGTTCGATGTGGGAACGTTTCGATTGGCTGATACGCCAATGGGGTCCTCTTTTAGGTGTGTGGGTTATATCACTTGCTCTTTTGATTATTCAAAGGGATTTAGGAATGGCAATTATTTATTTTTTTACTTCTTTAGTTTTGATATATGTAAGTACTGATAGCTGGAAATGGATGGCAATATCTTTAAGCTTGTTTTTAGTGGCAGGTATTATTGCATACTTCAACTTTTCCCATGTGCATACCCGGGTTGAAATATGGCTTAATCCCTGGCAGCAAGGTTTGATAACAGGCTCATCATACCAGATTGTACAGTCTTTGCTGGCCATTAATGCTGGAGGAATGATTGGTAGCGGATTCGGTGCAGGGTACCCCGGTTTTATCCCGGCTGTTCATACCGATTTTATCTTTGCTGCTATCTGTGAGGAGATGGGGCTGTTAGGTGGTGCGGCAATAATACTTTTGTATATAGCTTTATTTTTTCGGGGATTCAGTATTGCTTTAAAGGCTCACGATGATTATGGAGCCCTGTTGGCCACCGGCCTTACTGTTGTTATGGCGCTACAGGTTTTTATTATTATTGCCGGAGTTATAAAACTTTTGCCTCTTACCGGTATAACGCTACCTTATATTAGTTATGGCGGCAGTTCTTTGGTGGCCAACTTCATTTTAATGGGGCTTCTAATGAATGTTTCGCATCGTAATGGTGATTTCAATGCATAA